In the genome of Litorilinea aerophila, one region contains:
- a CDS encoding BMP family ABC transporter substrate-binding protein → MSTLWALTALVLLSLVLGACAAPGPTSPGAAAANPGDQEASSTPGVGGSAIGFIFVGPRDDYGYNQAAYLGSEVVAQAFPELEILRAENVPENQEAERVMENMIRNGARIMFPTSYGHLDPALEVAKRHPEVIFEHQGGLKTAENLGTYFGTIWEVVYLSGVAAGRMTQSGKLGYIVSFPIPQVLLNINAFTLGAQSVNPDIQTIVVFTASWCDPGQQAEATNSLIAQEVDVLTQH, encoded by the coding sequence TTGTCCACCCTGTGGGCGTTGACAGCCCTGGTCCTGTTGAGCCTGGTGCTGGGCGCGTGCGCGGCCCCTGGCCCCACCTCCCCGGGGGCTGCGGCTGCCAACCCCGGCGACCAGGAGGCCAGCAGCACTCCTGGCGTCGGCGGCAGCGCCATCGGCTTCATCTTCGTCGGCCCCAGGGACGACTATGGCTACAACCAGGCGGCCTACCTGGGCAGCGAGGTGGTCGCCCAGGCCTTTCCAGAGCTGGAAATCCTGCGGGCGGAGAACGTCCCAGAGAATCAAGAGGCAGAGCGGGTCATGGAGAACATGATCCGCAACGGTGCCCGCATCATGTTTCCTACCTCCTACGGCCACCTGGACCCAGCCCTGGAGGTAGCCAAACGACATCCGGAGGTGATTTTCGAGCACCAGGGCGGCCTCAAAACGGCCGAGAACCTGGGCACTTACTTTGGCACCATCTGGGAGGTGGTCTACCTTTCGGGCGTGGCGGCCGGTCGCATGACCCAGAGCGGGAAACTGGGCTACATCGTCTCCTTCCCCATCCCCCAGGTCCTGCTGAACATCAACGCCTTCACCCTGGGCGCCCAGTCGGTCAACCCGGACATCCAGACCATCGTGGTCTTCACGGCTAGCTGGTGTGACCCGGGCCAGCAGGCCGAAGCGACCAATTCCCTCATCGCCCAGGAGGTGGACGTGTTAACCCAGCACTAG
- a CDS encoding GH32 C-terminal domain-containing protein, whose protein sequence is MELRIFMDRSVVEVFANRVCLMGRVYPTRPDSVGIRLIAGPDATGAVTLNVWQMEQIWAPHRHG, encoded by the coding sequence TTGGAGCTTCGCATCTTCATGGATCGTTCGGTGGTGGAGGTCTTCGCCAACCGTGTCTGCCTGATGGGGCGGGTCTATCCCACCCGTCCCGACAGCGTCGGGATTCGGCTGATTGCCGGCCCCGACGCAACGGGTGCGGTCACCCTGAATGTGTGGCAGATGGAGCAAATATGGGCCCCACATAGGCACGGTTGA
- the ureG gene encoding urease accessory protein UreG yields MTDPIQQRAIRIGIAGPVGSGKTALVECLCRALKDRYNLAVVTNDIYTKEDALFLLRRGVLAEERIRGVETGGCPHSAIRDDVSMNLEAIVALEESLGPLDFILVESGGDNLAASFSPELVDVWIYVIDVSGGDKIPRKGGPGITRSDLLLINKIDLAPLVGASLEVMDRDSRIMRGERPFLFTNLKAGQGLDQVVQWVEGLRHQPLRRPRMADGRLAFTGPLEHHHHHHHPA; encoded by the coding sequence ATGACCGACCCCATTCAACAACGGGCCATCCGCATCGGCATCGCCGGGCCGGTGGGCAGCGGCAAGACCGCCCTGGTGGAGTGCCTGTGCCGGGCCCTGAAGGACCGCTACAACCTGGCCGTGGTGACTAACGACATCTACACGAAGGAAGATGCCCTCTTTCTCCTGCGCCGGGGCGTCCTGGCCGAGGAACGGATCCGGGGCGTGGAGACGGGCGGCTGTCCCCATTCGGCCATCCGGGACGACGTCTCCATGAACCTGGAAGCCATTGTGGCCCTGGAGGAAAGCCTCGGCCCCCTGGACTTCATCCTGGTGGAGAGCGGCGGCGACAACCTGGCCGCTTCCTTCAGCCCGGAGCTGGTAGACGTCTGGATCTACGTGATCGACGTCTCCGGCGGCGACAAGATCCCCCGCAAGGGCGGGCCGGGCATCACCCGCTCCGACCTGTTGCTGATCAACAAGATCGACCTGGCCCCCCTGGTGGGCGCCTCCCTGGAAGTCATGGACCGGGACAGCCGCATCATGCGGGGGGAACGTCCGTTCCTCTTCACCAACCTGAAAGCCGGGCAGGGGCTGGATCAGGTGGTCCAGTGGGTGGAAGGGTTGCGCCATCAGCCCCTGCGCCGCCCCCGCATGGCCGATGGCCGCCTGGCCTTCACCGGCCCCCTCGAACACCACCATCACCACCATCACCCCGCCTGA
- the urtE gene encoding urea ABC transporter ATP-binding subunit UrtE — MLELHQVSVNYGESPILRDIHLQVPSGQVVCLMGRNGVGKTTLMKSIMGLLKLRSGDIHFEGERVTHWRTSQRARAGFGYVPQGRGIFPYLTVYENLLMGFEAAENMGREEREAALEEVYSLFPVLKEMRHRVAGTLSGGQQQQLAFARVLIRRPKLLLLDEPTEGIQPSIMLEIEELILALRERGEMSILLVEQFLDFALNVGSYFYVMETGAIVLEGDAGNFDRAAAREYLAV; from the coding sequence ATGTTGGAGCTGCATCAAGTCTCGGTCAACTACGGGGAGAGCCCCATCCTGCGGGATATCCACCTGCAGGTGCCGTCGGGCCAGGTGGTCTGCCTGATGGGCCGCAACGGTGTGGGCAAGACCACCTTGATGAAAAGCATCATGGGATTGCTGAAGTTGCGCAGCGGTGATATCCATTTCGAAGGCGAGCGGGTGACCCACTGGCGGACCAGCCAGCGAGCCCGGGCTGGCTTCGGCTATGTGCCCCAGGGGCGGGGCATCTTCCCCTACCTGACCGTCTATGAAAATTTGCTCATGGGTTTCGAGGCCGCCGAAAACATGGGCCGGGAGGAACGAGAGGCGGCCCTGGAGGAAGTCTACTCCCTCTTCCCCGTGCTGAAGGAGATGCGCCACCGGGTGGCCGGCACCCTGAGCGGAGGCCAGCAACAACAGCTCGCCTTCGCCCGGGTGCTGATCCGCCGGCCCAAGTTACTCTTGCTGGACGAACCCACCGAAGGCATCCAGCCTTCCATCATGCTGGAGATCGAAGAGCTGATCCTGGCCCTCCGGGAACGGGGCGAAATGTCCATCCTGCTGGTGGAGCAGTTCCTGGACTTTGCCCTCAACGTGGGGAGCTATTTCTACGTCATGGAGACCGGGGCCATCGTGCTGGAGGGGGACGCCGGAAACTTCGACCGGGCAGCGGCCCGGGAGTATCTGGCGGTGTGA
- the urtD gene encoding urea ABC transporter ATP-binding protein UrtD, which translates to MPQTTNAKAILELEEVTVSFDGFKALDGLNFRMAYGELRFVIGPNGAGKTTLLDVLTGKTRPQRGTVLFDGRVNVTRTPEHELVRQGIARKFQTPTIFPSLTVYENLEAAAGFREGVVGLMGRLDPERQERIEEVLELVALRPRAAVRAGVLAHGEKQWLEMAMLLVQEPKLLLLDEPVAGMTRAERNRTGELLQAIASRCSVLVVEHDMEFVRNFASRVTVLHLGRLLTEGPVAQVQADPRVIEVYIGRSYQAEIAA; encoded by the coding sequence ATGCCCCAGACGACCAACGCCAAAGCCATCCTGGAACTGGAAGAGGTGACAGTTAGCTTCGACGGCTTCAAGGCCCTGGACGGCCTGAACTTTCGCATGGCGTACGGCGAATTGCGCTTCGTCATCGGGCCCAACGGCGCGGGGAAGACCACCCTGCTGGACGTGCTGACCGGCAAGACCCGGCCCCAGCGGGGCACGGTCCTCTTCGATGGCCGGGTCAACGTGACCCGGACGCCAGAGCACGAGCTGGTGCGGCAGGGCATCGCGCGCAAGTTTCAGACGCCCACCATCTTCCCCAGCCTGACGGTCTACGAGAACCTGGAGGCGGCGGCCGGCTTTCGGGAGGGGGTGGTGGGCCTGATGGGGCGCCTGGATCCCGAGCGGCAGGAGCGGATCGAGGAGGTGCTGGAGCTGGTGGCCCTGCGTCCCCGGGCGGCTGTCCGGGCCGGGGTGCTGGCCCATGGGGAAAAGCAGTGGCTGGAGATGGCCATGTTGCTGGTGCAGGAGCCCAAGCTGCTTCTGCTGGACGAGCCGGTGGCGGGGATGACCCGGGCCGAGCGGAACCGTACTGGCGAACTGCTCCAGGCCATTGCCAGCCGCTGTTCGGTGCTGGTGGTGGAGCACGACATGGAGTTTGTGCGCAACTTCGCCAGCCGGGTCACCGTCCTGCACCTGGGGCGGCTACTCACCGAGGGGCCGGTGGCCCAGGTCCAGGCCGATCCCCGGGTGATCGAGGTGTACATCGGCCGCAGCTATCAGGCCGAGATCGCGGCGTGA